The following are from one region of the Segatella oris genome:
- a CDS encoding transposase, with the protein MPQYLNQILVHCVFHKHAKAVTIQAQDQLPLNQFVMQTCHFLHCPCLIANGVADHLHFLLVLATNTSIADVVKEVKRKATLFLKERNSSYYHSFCWQGGYGAFSVSIRHRDSVYQYIYQQQEHHKKISAKDEFESLLRNAGITKYDEKFYWST; encoded by the coding sequence ATGCCACAATATCTCAACCAAATCCTTGTGCATTGCGTATTTCATAAACATGCAAAAGCCGTCACCATTCAAGCACAAGACCAATTACCGCTGAATCAGTTCGTCATGCAAACCTGTCATTTCTTACATTGCCCTTGTCTCATTGCCAATGGTGTTGCCGACCATCTGCACTTCTTATTGGTGCTTGCTACTAATACATCAATAGCTGATGTGGTGAAAGAGGTGAAACGGAAAGCCACACTCTTCCTGAAAGAGCGCAATTCTTCTTATTACCATTCCTTTTGTTGGCAAGGCGGATATGGTGCATTCAGCGTTTCAATAAGGCACAGAGATAGTGTATATCAATATATCTATCAACAGCAAGAACACCATAAAAAGATTTCGGCAAAAGATGAGTTTGAATCACTGTTACGCAATGCAGGCATCACAAAATACGATGAAAAATTTTATTGGAGCACGTGA
- a CDS encoding substrate-binding domain-containing protein — translation MNKISSFILTFMGCLMICSCNSRNSKQYVIGVSQCSEDIWRDKLNQELRTATYMEDGVTMRFTSADDNDKRQIQQIEQFIKDGVDLLIISPNQAHAITPVVDKAVEKGILVILFDRKTDGKYTAFIGADNVEVGRQMGDYVARQLDYHGNVIELMGLKGSSPAIERHRGFIERISRYPGIKLVESLQGDWTKASGRRAIQAFSQRHGTASCATITCVFAQNDRMAMGAREAGVLPKNTLFCGVDALPGEQGGMKLVADSVLSASYIYPTRGDLVMKLAMNILNHRPYQKENLLQSALVTPDKAPLMLMQADEMNMQQQRIQSLHERLDTFFMRYNHQKVYLLLTLIILVLFVGIFFYVYRMALYRHRMTEKSITEKLHHYMQLHEQRAQLERHLRLANVPQPDEVLDNDTVFMNKLFECIIKNLANSEFNVEMLASQLDMSRVQLYRKVKSVTESSPVEIIRITRLQQADRLLKQGGMNVSEVSYRVGFSSPSYFSKCYKEQFGHVPTASNGHAKALDEPNA, via the coding sequence ATGAACAAGATTTCGTCTTTTATTCTGACCTTCATGGGTTGCCTTATGATATGCTCTTGCAACAGCAGGAACAGCAAGCAATATGTCATCGGCGTATCACAATGCTCGGAAGACATTTGGCGTGACAAGCTCAATCAGGAACTTCGGACGGCCACTTACATGGAAGACGGTGTGACGATGCGGTTTACTTCGGCCGACGATAACGATAAACGACAGATCCAACAGATAGAACAGTTCATAAAAGACGGTGTCGATTTGCTGATTATCTCGCCCAATCAGGCCCATGCCATTACGCCTGTTGTCGACAAAGCTGTGGAGAAAGGCATTCTGGTTATCCTCTTCGACCGCAAGACTGACGGTAAATATACGGCATTTATCGGGGCTGACAACGTGGAAGTTGGACGTCAGATGGGTGACTATGTGGCCCGACAGCTCGACTATCATGGTAATGTTATTGAGCTTATGGGACTCAAAGGGTCGTCTCCCGCCATTGAACGTCACCGCGGTTTCATAGAGCGTATCAGCAGATATCCGGGCATTAAACTCGTTGAAAGTCTGCAAGGTGACTGGACAAAAGCCAGCGGTCGCCGTGCCATTCAAGCTTTCAGCCAACGCCATGGAACAGCTTCATGCGCCACGATAACCTGTGTTTTTGCGCAGAACGACCGTATGGCCATGGGCGCACGTGAGGCAGGTGTGCTGCCGAAGAATACTTTGTTCTGCGGTGTCGACGCTCTTCCCGGCGAACAGGGAGGCATGAAATTAGTGGCCGACAGCGTGCTTTCAGCCTCTTATATCTATCCAACGCGTGGTGATTTGGTGATGAAATTAGCCATGAATATCCTCAATCATCGCCCTTATCAAAAGGAGAACTTGCTGCAATCAGCCCTCGTCACGCCCGATAAAGCACCACTGATGCTCATGCAGGCCGATGAAATGAACATGCAACAGCAGCGCATTCAGAGCCTGCACGAGCGACTTGACACGTTCTTCATGCGCTACAATCATCAGAAAGTCTATCTGTTGCTCACGCTTATCATCCTTGTTCTGTTCGTAGGTATCTTCTTCTATGTCTATCGCATGGCCCTTTATCGCCACCGTATGACCGAGAAAAGCATCACCGAAAAGCTGCATCACTACATGCAACTCCATGAACAGCGCGCACAATTGGAGCGACATCTCAGGTTGGCAAATGTCCCTCAGCCCGATGAAGTGCTTGATAACGACACGGTTTTCATGAATAAACTCTTCGAATGTATCATCAAGAACCTTGCCAACTCAGAGTTCAATGTCGAAATGTTAGCCTCACAGTTGGACATGAGTCGTGTGCAACTCTATCGCAAAGTGAAGAGTGTCACCGAATCTTCTCCCGTTGAAATCATTCGCATCACACGCTTGCAACAGGCCGACCGACTCTTGAAGCAGGGTGGAATGAATGTCTCTGAGGTTTCTTATCGGGTGGGTTTCTCTTCGCCCTCCTATTTTTCGAAGTGCTATAAAGAGCAGTTCGGACACGTGCCTACAGCCTCGAACGGACATGCAAAAGCGTTGGACGAACCTAACGCATGA
- a CDS encoding SusC/RagA family TonB-linked outer membrane protein — protein MNNLKRLILSTMLMFCCSILFAQTECSGTVVDANGDPIIGASVIEKGTSNGIVTDIDGNFKLNVKQGSLLIISYIGYVTQDVKAAPNLKITLKEESKLLNEVVVTGYTTQRKADLTGSVAVVSTDALKTSPDTDPMRALQGKVPGMNITVNGSPSGAGTVRIRGIGSFNTSQDPLYIVDGVPTNSALNSLNASDIESMQVLKDAASASIYGSRAANGVIIITTKQGKKGDKVKVDFSTNLTAQFYTNQSKMKLSNTRQYATAMVQAALNDGLDPAIYAQNYGLDINAANGTSITVWNPAQSKYVDYTVNGRYDGFINSKKTMHFSDTDWVDEISRTGFARNYNVSLSHANEKHSAMFSLGYKKNDGILKYTDFQNISARMNASYNLNKMVTVGENFTLTYTKQVDCAPMENALKMAPTVPVYEIDGVTFAGPVGGMSDRQNPVREEYHNKDNHLDYWRVFGNAFVDIKPLKNLVFRSNFGLDFTTSFINALTHTFTSDVVKNNLAKTSLGQTNNVNYTWSNTLNYNFALQKHNFSILAGSEINKQSIVDFNAYSEDYALEDIDYMWPNAATGTMRNSGAKVGYRLASFFGKVDYNFQDLLLASFTIRYDGSSRFGANHRWGTFPAASLGFRISQLLKKDWLDDLKLRLSWGKTGNQAIDNNAQFGLYVRDYGLDRVSSTAYDLHMAGSGTFPSGYRAIQTANPNLKWETATQYNIGVDYMLFSGSLYGNVDAYIKNVNDMLINPAYLGAMGEGGATWSNGPSLRNWGMEFAIGYRKTFANGLGVDVNGSLDFFRNRVTSLPASTTGSYAHTTKENLVQSHKSYGSIVGYVAEGLYQNQDEVNHSGQDNARVGGLKYRDLDGDNKITSADQTWIFDPVPAFSYGLNVGLNYKNFDLTMFWQGVCNQDVYNNQKFQTDFWSITDPGSNKGSRMLGAWTTDNTSATIPALTTRNSADEGRVSSYFVENGSYLKLRTLQFGYNLPKELLAKIMMTSARIYISGQNLLTIKSSSLTCSDPENPNWNYPIPTSISFGLQVGF, from the coding sequence ATGAACAATCTGAAACGACTCATCCTGAGCACAATGCTCATGTTCTGTTGCTCAATCTTATTTGCGCAAACAGAATGTTCGGGAACTGTTGTCGATGCTAATGGCGACCCGATTATCGGTGCCTCGGTGATTGAAAAAGGCACATCAAACGGTATTGTCACTGACATTGACGGTAATTTCAAACTGAATGTTAAGCAAGGTTCACTCCTTATTATCTCTTACATCGGCTATGTAACCCAAGATGTTAAAGCAGCTCCAAATCTGAAAATCACACTGAAAGAAGAATCAAAACTGTTGAACGAGGTCGTAGTGACAGGCTACACAACGCAAAGAAAAGCCGATTTGACGGGTTCTGTAGCCGTAGTTTCAACTGATGCACTCAAGACTTCACCTGACACAGACCCTATGCGTGCGCTTCAAGGTAAAGTTCCTGGCATGAACATTACGGTCAATGGCTCACCAAGTGGAGCAGGAACTGTGAGAATACGCGGTATTGGTTCGTTTAACACTTCACAGGATCCACTCTACATTGTAGATGGTGTGCCTACGAATTCTGCCCTGAACTCACTCAATGCCAGTGACATTGAAAGCATGCAGGTGCTGAAAGATGCAGCTTCAGCTTCTATCTATGGATCACGCGCGGCTAATGGTGTAATCATCATTACGACCAAGCAAGGAAAGAAAGGTGACAAGGTAAAGGTAGACTTCTCAACCAACCTCACGGCACAATTCTATACCAACCAGTCCAAGATGAAGCTTAGCAACACGCGCCAATATGCTACGGCAATGGTGCAGGCAGCCCTCAACGATGGCCTTGATCCTGCAATCTATGCCCAAAACTATGGCCTTGACATCAATGCAGCCAATGGAACTTCTATCACCGTATGGAATCCGGCACAGTCAAAATATGTGGACTATACAGTCAATGGACGCTATGACGGCTTCATCAACAGCAAGAAAACCATGCACTTTTCAGATACTGACTGGGTGGATGAAATATCAAGAACAGGTTTTGCCCGCAATTATAATGTATCTCTTTCTCATGCCAATGAGAAACATTCAGCTATGTTCTCCTTGGGTTACAAGAAGAACGATGGTATCTTGAAATATACAGATTTCCAGAACATCTCGGCACGTATGAATGCCTCATACAATTTAAACAAGATGGTTACCGTGGGTGAGAACTTCACCCTTACCTATACGAAACAAGTGGATTGTGCACCGATGGAGAATGCTTTGAAAATGGCTCCAACAGTACCAGTATATGAGATTGACGGCGTGACCTTTGCCGGTCCTGTAGGTGGAATGAGTGACCGTCAGAACCCTGTTCGCGAGGAATATCATAACAAAGATAACCATTTAGACTATTGGAGAGTATTCGGTAATGCCTTTGTGGATATTAAACCACTGAAGAACCTGGTGTTCCGCTCAAACTTCGGACTTGATTTCACAACCTCATTCATCAATGCGCTAACCCACACTTTCACATCTGATGTTGTGAAAAACAACTTGGCTAAGACCAGTCTTGGACAGACAAACAACGTGAACTATACATGGTCGAACACTTTGAATTATAACTTTGCGCTTCAGAAACATAACTTCTCGATACTCGCCGGCTCTGAAATCAACAAGCAGAGCATAGTGGACTTCAATGCTTATTCAGAAGACTATGCCCTTGAAGATATAGACTATATGTGGCCTAATGCAGCAACAGGAACCATGCGCAACAGCGGTGCAAAGGTAGGTTACCGTCTGGCTTCATTCTTTGGCAAAGTGGATTACAATTTCCAAGACTTGCTGTTAGCTTCATTCACCATTCGCTATGACGGTTCTTCTCGCTTTGGTGCCAATCACCGTTGGGGTACATTCCCTGCCGCTTCATTAGGTTTCCGTATTTCACAACTGTTGAAGAAAGATTGGCTTGACGACTTGAAACTTCGCCTTTCTTGGGGTAAGACCGGTAATCAAGCTATCGACAATAATGCCCAGTTCGGCCTTTATGTACGCGATTATGGTTTAGATCGTGTCTCTTCTACTGCCTACGACCTTCACATGGCAGGCTCTGGAACATTCCCCTCTGGCTACAGAGCTATCCAAACAGCCAATCCAAATCTGAAATGGGAGACTGCAACACAATATAATATAGGTGTAGACTATATGCTCTTTTCTGGCTCATTATATGGAAATGTGGATGCATATATCAAGAATGTCAACGACATGTTAATCAATCCTGCCTATCTCGGCGCAATGGGAGAAGGTGGTGCAACGTGGTCGAACGGACCTTCACTGCGCAACTGGGGTATGGAGTTTGCCATCGGTTATCGCAAGACCTTTGCCAATGGCTTGGGTGTAGATGTGAATGGAAGTCTTGATTTCTTCCGTAACAGAGTAACCAGTTTACCTGCGTCAACAACGGGCTCTTATGCGCATACTACAAAGGAAAACCTCGTTCAATCACACAAATCTTATGGTTCAATCGTTGGTTACGTAGCCGAGGGACTCTATCAGAACCAAGATGAAGTGAACCATTCTGGTCAGGACAATGCCCGTGTAGGCGGTTTGAAATACAGGGATCTTGATGGCGATAACAAGATAACATCGGCAGATCAGACATGGATTTTTGACCCAGTTCCAGCATTCTCTTATGGCTTAAACGTTGGCTTGAACTACAAGAACTTTGATTTAACCATGTTCTGGCAGGGCGTTTGTAACCAAGATGTCTATAATAATCAGAAGTTCCAGACCGATTTTTGGAGCATAACCGACCCTGGATCAAACAAAGGAAGCCGTATGCTTGGTGCATGGACTACTGACAACACCTCCGCTACTATTCCTGCACTTACCACACGAAATAGTGCAGACGAAGGACGTGTTTCTTCTTACTTTGTTGAGAACGGATCTTATCTGAAGTTACGTACGCTACAGTTTGGTTACAATCTTCCAAAGGAATTACTCGCTAAAATAATGATGACAAGTGCACGCATTTATATCTCTGGGCAGAATCTGTTGACAATCAAAAGCAGCAGTCTGACATGTTCAGATCCAGAAAATCCAAACTGGAACTATCCAATTCCAACTTCAATTTCTTTTGGTTTACAAGTTGGTTTCTAA
- a CDS encoding RagB/SusD family nutrient uptake outer membrane protein, producing the protein MKKSYIAILLLAGSFTLSGCNDFLDYKPTAVVDENKAFSDPEAMTNSAYAMLGDCWYQYPFNLWTYGDVTSDDCLKGGSGVNDTDYHPFEIWKNMTSTIGPLDELWYRLFAAISRCNRALVSLNKYGNRKLGETETKQRIAEVKFLRAHFYYKLITVFRKVPWIDEEVFKNNTQEQTHNDAFTYQQLFEKIIADFQTAYDVLPETQTEGGRVNKIAAASYLAKCYLQLAWGDGYEQTTGISHINTSYMQKVVDYTDVVSHSHYGYLEDYGDIFLPEHKNSKESIFAVQCSDYKDDNTKFGRANWSNTLNGCWGIWSCGWDFHKPSQNLVDAFKTKNGLPEFEDFDQTPAHPVNGHPTTQKWDPRLFHTVGMPTFPYKYEKQYTLTKRNSRNPNDYGYYTSLKEVPQRSKGETYNSPWQAFAMNEYVFRYSDVMLMRAEALIELGRLTEARTIINAIRQRASNSINKHIAYAADQCEIALYPSSYFADKETARKCLRWERRLEMGMEHERFFDLRRWGIASKTLNHYFETEVKDDYEGMKFAQYYKDAHFTPEKNEFFPVPYNQLYYIPGLYTQNKGYN; encoded by the coding sequence ATGAAAAAATCATATATTGCAATTTTATTGCTTGCAGGCAGTTTCACACTTTCAGGCTGCAACGACTTTCTCGACTATAAACCAACAGCTGTAGTTGATGAAAACAAGGCTTTCTCTGACCCAGAAGCAATGACCAATAGTGCCTATGCTATGCTGGGAGATTGCTGGTATCAGTATCCATTTAACCTCTGGACATACGGCGATGTAACATCAGACGATTGTCTGAAAGGAGGCTCCGGAGTCAATGATACCGATTATCATCCCTTCGAAATATGGAAAAACATGACCTCAACTATTGGCCCGTTAGACGAACTCTGGTATAGACTTTTCGCTGCCATTTCACGCTGTAACCGCGCCTTAGTATCTCTCAATAAATACGGAAACAGAAAGTTAGGGGAAACAGAAACAAAGCAACGCATCGCTGAAGTGAAGTTCTTGCGTGCACATTTCTATTATAAGTTGATTACCGTTTTCCGCAAGGTGCCATGGATTGACGAGGAAGTTTTCAAGAATAACACACAGGAACAGACGCACAACGATGCATTTACTTACCAACAACTATTTGAGAAAATCATTGCCGATTTCCAAACTGCATACGACGTTCTGCCTGAAACACAGACAGAAGGAGGCCGTGTAAACAAGATTGCAGCAGCCTCTTACTTAGCTAAATGCTATCTACAATTAGCTTGGGGTGACGGCTATGAACAGACAACAGGTATATCTCACATCAACACATCCTACATGCAGAAAGTTGTTGATTACACCGACGTTGTGAGCCATTCTCACTATGGTTATCTTGAAGATTATGGTGATATTTTCCTACCAGAACATAAGAACAGTAAAGAATCTATATTTGCTGTACAATGCTCTGACTATAAAGATGACAACACTAAGTTCGGCAGAGCTAACTGGTCTAACACGCTGAATGGCTGCTGGGGAATATGGTCTTGCGGCTGGGATTTCCACAAACCATCACAGAATCTCGTAGATGCTTTCAAGACTAAAAATGGTCTTCCTGAATTCGAAGACTTTGATCAGACACCAGCGCACCCTGTGAATGGTCACCCAACCACACAGAAATGGGATCCGCGTTTGTTCCATACTGTGGGTATGCCTACGTTCCCTTACAAGTATGAAAAGCAGTATACACTCACGAAAAGGAACTCCCGTAACCCAAATGACTATGGCTATTACACATCTTTAAAAGAAGTTCCGCAACGCAGTAAGGGCGAAACCTACAACTCACCTTGGCAGGCTTTTGCCATGAATGAATACGTTTTCCGCTACTCAGATGTAATGCTTATGCGTGCAGAAGCACTCATTGAGCTTGGGCGTTTGACAGAGGCTCGCACGATTATCAATGCCATTCGGCAGCGTGCATCCAATTCTATCAACAAGCATATTGCCTATGCTGCCGACCAATGTGAAATAGCTCTCTATCCAAGTTCATACTTCGCCGACAAGGAAACAGCCCGCAAGTGTCTACGTTGGGAACGTCGGTTAGAGATGGGAATGGAGCATGAACGCTTCTTTGATCTACGCCGTTGGGGTATTGCTTCAAAGACCTTGAACCATTATTTCGAGACAGAAGTGAAAGATGATTACGAGGGAATGAAGTTTGCACAATATTATAAAGATGCACACTTCACACCTGAAAAGAATGAATTCTTCCCTGTTCCCTACAACCAACTCTATTATATTCCAGGGCTGTACACACAGAATAAAGGCTACAATTAA
- a CDS encoding DUF4980 domain-containing protein — protein sequence MRTLHNLVLAAVCAASSLTVQAQTPGALHVLSDNHAFYRLQQKHKFLLLPIEEKEENAHLRIIKNNQVVKELNCRLAIDKTDYSVPLKLDENQDSEILIDITFSNNRRSTGSIKDFVAWKELKTSDSFDTTNREKYRPIYHHTPLWGWMNDPNGMFYKDGVWHLYFQHNPYGSQWENMTWGHATSKDLVHWTFEGDAIRPDALGTIFSGSAVVDKNNTAGFGNGAVVAMYTSAGASQMQSIAYSTDNGKTFTKHANNPVLTADIPDFRDPHMFWNEDIKAWNLILAAGQEMNIYSSKDLKHWTLESSFGHGYGNHDGVWECPDLMKLPVNGTGKEKWLLICNINPGGPFGGSATQYFVGFFDGHKFTCESKPETTKWMDYGKDHYATVTFDNAPDNRHVAIAWMSNWQYANQVPTMQFRSANSVPRDLGLFTDGGETYVSVVPSKELLALRGAKTGKPTEACELVINIKSQSKPTVITLSNDKHEQVVMTYNPKERTFNMDRAQSGNTAFSDMFKATTVAPTHGTISQLRVFIDKCSIEAFDATGKMAMTNLVFPTNPYDKLTVKGTARTVIYTLK from the coding sequence ATGAGAACTCTCCATAATTTAGTGTTGGCAGCCGTTTGCGCCGCTTCATCACTCACAGTTCAAGCGCAAACACCTGGAGCTTTGCATGTGCTTAGCGACAACCATGCCTTTTACCGTCTCCAGCAGAAGCACAAATTCCTGCTCTTACCCATAGAGGAAAAGGAAGAAAATGCCCACTTGCGCATCATCAAAAATAACCAAGTGGTGAAAGAACTCAACTGCAGATTGGCGATAGACAAGACTGATTATAGCGTTCCGCTTAAACTGGATGAAAACCAAGACAGCGAGATTCTTATCGATATCACATTCTCAAATAACCGCCGTTCCACTGGTTCTATCAAAGACTTTGTGGCTTGGAAAGAACTCAAGACCAGCGACAGTTTCGATACCACCAACCGCGAAAAGTATCGCCCCATCTATCATCATACCCCCTTATGGGGCTGGATGAACGACCCCAATGGCATGTTCTATAAGGATGGGGTGTGGCATCTCTACTTCCAGCACAACCCCTATGGCTCACAATGGGAGAACATGACATGGGGTCACGCCACATCGAAAGACCTCGTACATTGGACGTTTGAAGGCGATGCTATCCGTCCCGATGCATTGGGAACTATCTTCAGTGGCTCGGCAGTTGTCGACAAAAACAACACTGCCGGCTTTGGAAATGGCGCCGTTGTTGCCATGTACACATCAGCCGGAGCAAGTCAGATGCAGAGTATAGCTTACAGCACTGACAACGGAAAGACATTCACGAAGCATGCCAACAACCCTGTGCTCACGGCGGATATTCCCGACTTTCGCGACCCTCACATGTTCTGGAATGAAGATATCAAGGCATGGAATCTTATCCTTGCAGCAGGTCAGGAAATGAACATCTACAGTTCAAAAGACCTGAAACACTGGACACTTGAAAGTTCATTCGGACATGGATACGGCAATCACGACGGTGTATGGGAATGCCCTGACCTCATGAAACTACCTGTCAACGGAACAGGGAAAGAGAAGTGGTTGCTTATCTGTAACATCAATCCTGGTGGCCCTTTCGGTGGCAGTGCCACACAATATTTCGTGGGATTTTTTGATGGTCATAAGTTCACTTGCGAGAGTAAACCCGAAACAACGAAATGGATGGACTATGGAAAAGACCATTATGCCACCGTCACTTTCGACAATGCACCCGACAACCGGCATGTGGCGATAGCTTGGATGAGCAACTGGCAGTATGCCAACCAAGTGCCCACGATGCAGTTTCGCAGTGCCAACTCCGTGCCACGCGACCTTGGTCTCTTCACCGATGGTGGCGAAACCTATGTCAGCGTAGTGCCTTCCAAGGAGCTTCTTGCCTTGCGCGGTGCAAAGACCGGCAAGCCTACAGAGGCCTGTGAGCTTGTCATCAATATTAAATCGCAGTCGAAACCTACGGTAATCACGCTCAGCAATGACAAGCACGAACAGGTGGTGATGACCTACAATCCCAAGGAACGCACTTTCAATATGGACAGAGCACAAAGTGGAAACACTGCTTTCAGCGACATGTTCAAGGCCACAACCGTTGCTCCTACCCACGGAACAATCAGCCAGTTGCGTGTCTTCATCGACAAATGCAGCATTGAAGCATTCGACGCTACAGGCAAAATGGCCATGACCAACCTTGTATTCCCTACCAATCCCTACGACAAACTGACTGTCAAAGGGACTGCTCGGACAGTTATTTACACATTAAAATAA
- a CDS encoding MFS transporter — protein sequence MDKTNKLAIIPVMLCFFAMGFVDLVGTASNFVKADLGLNDAQANIFPSLVFFWFLIFSVPTGMLMNKIGRKKTVLLSLIITFISLLLPLFGESFILMLIAFSLLGIGNALMQTSLNPLVSTVIKGGNLASTLTFGQFIKAIASFLAPYLATWGATAALPSFGLGWRILFPIYMVIGVIATLLLSGTPIEEEAVIVENELPSRNIADEYIACFKLLGTPIVLLSFIGIMCHVGIDVGVNATAPKILQEKLGLTLSAAAPATSFYFLFRTLGCLTGSIILRFMKTRTFFIISVVMMALSMLGLYFGTTKWMLYTAIALVGYGNSNVFSMVFAQALECVPTKKNEVSGLMIMGLFGGTVFPLFMGLASDAVGQAGAVAVMAVGVVYLFTYIRSLS from the coding sequence ATGGATAAAACCAACAAACTTGCCATTATTCCCGTGATGCTATGTTTCTTTGCCATGGGATTCGTTGATCTTGTAGGCACAGCATCCAACTTTGTAAAGGCCGACCTGGGGCTAAATGACGCACAGGCAAACATATTTCCCTCTCTTGTTTTCTTCTGGTTTCTCATCTTTTCAGTGCCTACGGGCATGCTGATGAACAAGATTGGCCGCAAGAAAACCGTGCTGCTGTCACTCATCATCACCTTTATTTCACTGCTGTTGCCTCTCTTTGGCGAGAGTTTCATACTGATGTTGATTGCTTTCTCACTGCTCGGCATCGGCAATGCACTCATGCAAACTTCGCTCAATCCATTGGTTTCAACCGTCATCAAGGGTGGAAATCTGGCCAGTACACTTACATTCGGCCAGTTTATCAAGGCCATAGCATCATTCCTTGCGCCTTATCTTGCCACATGGGGTGCCACTGCAGCCCTGCCAAGTTTTGGCTTGGGATGGCGCATTCTCTTCCCTATCTACATGGTCATTGGCGTTATTGCCACCTTACTTCTGTCAGGAACACCGATTGAAGAGGAAGCTGTTATCGTTGAAAATGAACTTCCTTCGCGCAATATTGCCGATGAATATATTGCCTGTTTCAAGCTTCTGGGCACACCGATTGTACTGTTAAGCTTCATCGGTATCATGTGTCATGTGGGTATCGACGTAGGCGTTAATGCGACAGCACCAAAGATATTGCAGGAGAAACTCGGCCTTACACTCAGTGCCGCAGCCCCCGCAACGAGCTTCTACTTCCTCTTTCGTACCTTAGGATGCCTCACCGGAAGCATCATTCTGCGTTTCATGAAGACACGAACTTTCTTCATTATCAGTGTCGTGATGATGGCTTTGAGCATGTTAGGACTTTATTTCGGCACAACGAAATGGATGCTCTACACGGCTATAGCCCTTGTAGGCTACGGCAATTCCAATGTCTTCTCCATGGTCTTTGCACAGGCTTTGGAATGCGTTCCCACAAAGAAAAACGAGGTAAGTGGACTCATGATCATGGGTCTTTTCGGTGGAACTGTCTTCCCATTATTCATGGGATTGGCCAGCGATGCCGTGGGGCAAGCCGGCGCAGTGGCTGTAATGGCAGTGGGAGTAGTGTATTTGTTCACGTATATAAGGAGCCTTTCATAA
- a CDS encoding carbohydrate kinase family protein: MQKRFIVGLGEALWDCLPEGSKLGGAPANFAYHTHQFGFDAIAISALGNDILGDQTRKELDQAGLNYIMPIVNYLTGTVQVTLDEEGVPTYDIKENVAWDNIPFNDEIEEVAKNARAVCFGSLAQRNSTSRETIQRFLAATPKDCLKIFDINLRQNFYTKEIIKESLTACDILKINDEELVTIGRLFGYPGLDMENKCWLILGKYNLKMLVLTCGVNGSYVFAPATKSFQETPTVEIADTVGAGDSFTATFCAATLAGKSIKEAHKLAVDVSAYVCTQVGAMPVLPEKFTKLL; encoded by the coding sequence ATGCAGAAAAGATTTATTGTCGGTCTCGGTGAAGCATTATGGGACTGCTTACCCGAAGGTTCAAAGCTTGGCGGAGCACCTGCCAACTTTGCTTATCACACCCATCAGTTCGGTTTTGACGCTATCGCTATCAGCGCTTTAGGCAATGACATCCTGGGGGATCAGACACGAAAAGAACTCGATCAGGCCGGACTTAACTACATTATGCCTATCGTGAACTATCTCACAGGCACCGTACAAGTGACGCTCGACGAAGAGGGAGTACCCACTTACGACATCAAGGAGAATGTAGCGTGGGACAATATTCCGTTCAACGATGAGATTGAAGAGGTGGCAAAGAATGCCCGTGCCGTATGCTTTGGCTCATTGGCACAGCGCAACAGCACCTCACGCGAAACCATTCAGCGCTTCCTTGCGGCCACTCCAAAGGACTGTCTGAAGATCTTTGACATCAATCTTCGACAGAATTTCTACACCAAGGAGATTATAAAAGAGTCGCTTACTGCCTGTGATATCCTGAAAATCAACGATGAAGAACTCGTCACCATCGGTCGACTTTTCGGCTATCCGGGCTTGGACATGGAGAACAAATGCTGGCTCATCCTCGGTAAGTACAATCTGAAGATGCTCGTATTGACCTGTGGTGTCAACGGAAGTTATGTCTTTGCACCGGCTACAAAGTCGTTCCAGGAGACGCCAACTGTAGAGATTGCCGATACCGTTGGAGCCGGAGACAGCTTCACCGCGACTTTCTGTGCAGCCACACTTGCAGGAAAGTCTATCAAAGAAGCGCATAAACTCGCTGTTGATGTGAGTGCCTATGTGTGTACACAGGTGGGTGCAATGCCCGTGCTTCCCGAGAAGTTCACGAAGCTGTTGTAG